From Longimicrobium sp., one genomic window encodes:
- a CDS encoding low molecular weight protein-tyrosine-phosphatase, protein MSEQSELHLPGTRDERIRVLFVCMGNICRSPLAEAVFRHRARERGLEDRFVIDSAGTSGYHRGAAPDRRSTETAKRRGIELSGSSRQLVAADLRRFDYVIAMDAENMQGIQLLRERSPGTATVGRLRDWDPDPGHGDVPDPYYGGPRGFEDVHDIVERATAGLLDHIVQHSEVQ, encoded by the coding sequence ATGTCCGAACAGTCGGAACTGCACCTGCCGGGCACCCGCGACGAGCGCATCCGCGTGCTGTTCGTCTGCATGGGCAACATCTGCCGGTCGCCGCTGGCCGAGGCGGTGTTCCGGCATAGGGCGCGCGAACGTGGGCTGGAGGACCGGTTCGTGATTGACTCGGCGGGGACGTCCGGCTACCATCGCGGCGCGGCGCCCGACCGCCGCAGCACCGAGACGGCGAAGCGCCGCGGCATCGAGCTGTCCGGAAGCAGCCGCCAGCTGGTCGCGGCCGACTTGCGCCGCTTCGACTACGTGATCGCGATGGATGCCGAGAACATGCAAGGCATCCAGCTTCTGCGCGAGCGCTCGCCCGGGACGGCCACCGTTGGGCGGCTGCGCGACTGGGATCCCGATCCGGGCCACGGCGACGTGCCCGATCCGTACTACGGCGGCCCCCGCGGCTTCGAGGACGTGCACGACATCGTGGAACGCGCCACCGCCGGCCTGCTGGACCACATCGTCCAGCATTCAGAAGTTCAATAG
- a CDS encoding fructosamine kinase family protein: protein MGITVALRRAVEMHLGTIRSSTPVGGGCINHGARVETADGPVFLKYNPQSPAGMFAAEAYALDQLRAQAAELVVPRVIAHAEADGDAPAWIAMEWLEPAARSPEFLERLGRGLAQMHRAAVERSWGWEQDNFIGLLAQQNAPADTWPGFWCDRRLGPQLDLARRSGRFPGREADWERLFDRLPAILRLADEDGPSLLHGDLWSGNVLSTTPGPALIDPATYRGHREADLAMADLFGGFGDRFHAAYREVWPLLPGYETRRSVYQLYYLLVHVNLFGGGYVGQTAEALHTIP from the coding sequence ATGGGAATCACTGTCGCCCTCCGCCGCGCCGTCGAGATGCACCTAGGCACCATCCGCTCCTCGACGCCTGTCGGCGGCGGGTGCATCAACCACGGGGCGCGGGTGGAGACGGCGGATGGCCCCGTCTTCCTGAAGTACAATCCTCAGTCACCCGCCGGCATGTTCGCGGCAGAGGCGTACGCCCTGGACCAGCTCCGCGCCCAAGCGGCGGAGCTGGTCGTCCCCCGTGTGATCGCGCACGCGGAGGCGGATGGAGATGCGCCCGCGTGGATCGCGATGGAGTGGCTGGAGCCGGCCGCCCGCTCGCCGGAGTTCCTGGAGCGGCTGGGGCGCGGGCTCGCGCAGATGCATCGCGCCGCCGTCGAGCGTTCCTGGGGCTGGGAGCAAGACAACTTCATCGGATTGCTGGCGCAGCAGAACGCGCCTGCCGACACGTGGCCCGGCTTCTGGTGCGATCGGCGGCTCGGCCCACAGCTGGACCTTGCCCGCCGCTCCGGACGCTTCCCCGGGCGCGAGGCGGACTGGGAGCGCCTGTTCGATCGCCTCCCCGCCATCCTCCGCCTGGCGGACGAGGACGGACCGTCGCTCCTGCACGGCGACCTGTGGAGCGGCAACGTGCTGTCCACCACGCCCGGCCCGGCGCTGATCGACCCCGCGACGTACCGGGGGCATCGCGAGGCAGACCTGGCGATGGCGGACCTGTTCGGCGGATTCGGCGACCGCTTTCACGCCGCGTATCGCGAGGTCTGGCCGCTGCTGCCGGGCTACGAGACGCGGCGGTCCGTCTACCAGCTCTACTACCTTCTCGTCCACGTAAACCTGTTCGGCGGCGGGTACGTAGGTCAGACCGCGGAGGCGCTCCACACGATTCCTTAG
- a CDS encoding phospholipase D-like domain-containing protein, whose protein sequence is MSETIPDLPLLPPEAVPERAPRQASAGSMRVMMRMAERAMMRSADAPQVRGNTAHLLVDGTDAFRAWLNAIDRAERYVHLENYIIRDDRIGRRFRDALAEKASDGVKVRVLYDWIGCWATPRKFWKPLRDAGAEVRAFAPVSLTDPLNFMRRDHRKVVAVDGEWASVSGMCIGDEWAGDPDAGIPPWRDTGVEFRGPVAAVIDRAFATTWAAAGGRLPPDELPDPATVKTVGNVAARVVEGEPGRSRIYRLSQFVAVGVERRLWITDPYFVLPPAMAEALAAAARDGVDVRVLLPAYNNWPIVGGMSRAGYRPLLEAGVRLFEWEGPMIHAKTAVADGFWSRVGSSNLNLASLLGNWELDVAVTDLQFAAEMEALFERDLTSAVEVGLRNTRRVPALAKQRDRRSVERVVVEPTEEDESPTRIAAREARMRSYRSTGVARYLGRLARAASVLARALVGQRTIGREDSGWVSIWGVILLGLAALGIFVPRVIAWPSAVFYALLGIAAFVRIRTQGRGADPP, encoded by the coding sequence GTGTCAGAGACGATTCCCGACCTTCCGCTCCTCCCGCCCGAGGCCGTCCCCGAGCGCGCACCCAGGCAGGCGTCCGCCGGCTCCATGCGCGTGATGATGCGCATGGCCGAGCGGGCGATGATGCGTTCGGCGGATGCTCCCCAGGTGCGCGGAAACACGGCCCATCTGCTGGTGGACGGCACTGATGCCTTCCGCGCCTGGCTGAACGCCATCGACCGCGCCGAGCGGTACGTGCACCTGGAAAACTACATCATCCGCGACGACCGCATCGGCCGGCGGTTTCGCGACGCGCTCGCCGAAAAGGCCAGCGACGGCGTAAAGGTGCGGGTGCTGTACGACTGGATCGGGTGCTGGGCCACGCCGCGGAAGTTCTGGAAGCCCCTGCGCGACGCGGGCGCCGAGGTGCGCGCATTCGCCCCCGTTTCCCTGACCGATCCCCTGAACTTCATGCGCCGCGACCACCGCAAGGTGGTGGCGGTGGACGGCGAGTGGGCGTCGGTGTCGGGCATGTGCATCGGCGACGAGTGGGCGGGCGATCCCGACGCGGGCATTCCGCCCTGGCGCGACACGGGCGTGGAGTTCCGCGGCCCGGTGGCGGCCGTCATCGACCGCGCCTTCGCCACCACCTGGGCCGCGGCGGGCGGCCGCCTTCCCCCCGACGAGCTTCCGGACCCCGCGACGGTGAAGACGGTGGGCAACGTGGCGGCCCGCGTGGTGGAGGGCGAGCCGGGGCGCTCCCGCATCTACCGCCTGTCGCAGTTCGTGGCCGTGGGCGTGGAGCGGCGGCTGTGGATCACCGATCCCTACTTCGTGCTTCCGCCGGCCATGGCCGAGGCGCTGGCCGCCGCCGCGCGCGACGGGGTGGACGTGCGCGTGCTTCTGCCGGCGTACAACAACTGGCCCATCGTGGGGGGAATGTCGCGCGCCGGCTACCGGCCGCTGCTGGAGGCGGGGGTGCGGCTGTTCGAGTGGGAAGGGCCCATGATCCACGCCAAGACCGCCGTGGCCGATGGCTTCTGGAGCCGCGTGGGCAGCAGCAACCTGAACCTGGCGTCGCTGCTGGGAAACTGGGAGCTGGACGTGGCCGTCACCGACCTGCAGTTCGCGGCCGAGATGGAGGCGCTGTTCGAGCGAGACCTGACGTCGGCGGTAGAGGTGGGGCTGCGCAACACGCGCCGGGTTCCCGCCTTGGCCAAGCAGCGGGACCGGCGCAGCGTGGAGCGCGTGGTGGTAGAGCCGACGGAAGAGGACGAGTCGCCCACGCGCATCGCCGCGCGCGAGGCGCGGATGCGGTCGTACCGCAGCACCGGCGTGGCCCGCTACCTGGGCCGCCTGGCCCGCGCCGCGTCGGTGCTGGCCCGCGCGCTGGTGGGCCAGCGCACCATCGGCCGCGAAGACTCGGGATGGGTCAGCATCTGGGGCGTCATCCTGCTGGGGCTGGCCGCGCTGGGCATCTTCGTTCCCCGCGTGATCGCCTGGCCCAGCGCCGTGTTCTACGCGCTCCTGGGCATCGCCGCGTTCGTGCGGATTCGCACCCAGGGCCGCGGCGCCGATCCGCCCTGA
- a CDS encoding lytic transglycosylase domain-containing protein, producing the protein MEIRSALPVAVLIGCVLGAAAAGADDTNAPASSVAARGIVSEAAAAVSEVSWDIPVVRNEPVQKFVRIFTTGSQQDAYALYLKRSGRYEGMIRGKLRERGMPEDLLYLSMIESGFNPTARSHAQAVGLWQFIEDTGERYGLRVDSYVDERKHPEKSTDAALRYLTDLHEQFGSWYLAAAAYNTGEGRVARVMKATTGSQRGKDADFWRIRARLPRETREYVPLMVAAALIGKEPGKYGLDGVKRWLPLEWDEVQVPAATKLATVAAAVGVGEAELKRMNPHLVRAMTPPGSKPYGVRIPRGRGDQYAANFATVQRVALARAEVERKEEQRKVAERRQQEQRRLAAVRRHTVRNGESLWTIARRYDTTVKRLQAVNGLGRRNGIRPGQKLRIPT; encoded by the coding sequence ATGGAGATCAGGTCCGCATTGCCCGTTGCCGTGCTCATCGGTTGTGTGCTTGGCGCAGCAGCCGCGGGTGCCGACGACACGAATGCGCCTGCAAGCTCCGTGGCCGCGCGTGGCATCGTCAGCGAGGCCGCCGCGGCGGTTTCGGAGGTTTCGTGGGACATCCCGGTGGTGCGCAACGAGCCGGTGCAGAAGTTCGTGCGCATCTTCACCACGGGCAGCCAGCAGGACGCCTACGCGCTGTACCTCAAGCGCTCCGGCCGGTACGAGGGGATGATCCGCGGCAAGCTGCGCGAGCGCGGCATGCCCGAAGACCTGCTGTACCTTTCGATGATCGAGTCGGGCTTCAACCCCACCGCCCGCTCGCACGCCCAGGCCGTGGGCCTGTGGCAGTTCATCGAGGACACCGGCGAGCGCTACGGCCTTCGCGTGGACTCGTACGTGGACGAGCGGAAGCACCCGGAGAAGTCGACCGACGCGGCGCTGCGCTACCTGACGGACCTTCACGAGCAGTTCGGGTCGTGGTACCTGGCGGCGGCGGCGTACAACACCGGCGAGGGCCGCGTGGCGCGGGTGATGAAGGCCACGACGGGAAGCCAGCGCGGCAAGGACGCCGACTTCTGGCGCATCCGGGCCCGCCTGCCGCGCGAAACGCGTGAGTACGTGCCGCTGATGGTGGCCGCCGCGCTGATCGGCAAGGAGCCCGGGAAGTACGGCTTGGATGGCGTAAAACGCTGGCTGCCGCTGGAGTGGGACGAGGTGCAGGTCCCCGCCGCTACCAAGCTGGCGACCGTGGCCGCAGCGGTGGGCGTGGGCGAGGCGGAGCTGAAGCGGATGAACCCGCACCTGGTGCGGGCGATGACGCCTCCGGGGAGCAAGCCGTACGGCGTGCGCATCCCCCGCGGCCGCGGCGACCAGTACGCCGCCAACTTCGCGACGGTGCAGCGCGTGGCCCTGGCCCGCGCCGAGGTGGAGCGCAAGGAAGAGCAGCGGAAGGTGGCGGAGCGCCGGCAGCAGGAGCAGCGCAGGCTGGCGGCCGTCCGCCGCCATACGGTGCGCAACGGCGAGAGCCTGTGGACCATCGCCCGGCGGTACGA